A stretch of Pseudolysobacter antarcticus DNA encodes these proteins:
- a CDS encoding polysaccharide pyruvyl transferase family protein, which produces MAAIGMCGTFDVENYGDLLFPLIAAHELRQRLPTPDLQKFSYFSKRAAQWPFDVVSLTEFAATVENLDGLIVGGGHIIRFDQDVAPGYLPPNNDLHHPSSLWLIPMLLALEQGLPVVWNAPAVYGDIPAWAAPLLTAALIGSKYIAVRDAASRQALMPFARDAEINIVPDTVFGIANLRDENISRECAALRQDIGLHKPYLVVQATVGLDAIARVLKKHAATFADYQVLLLPIGPVLGDAEKNIAHDFPTALRLPQWPNPLLLAELIGGAEAAIGISLHLAITALAYGVPVFRPQQSAHGKYGLLADFDTIHLFDNSSEISPQWLQQKLGKTALSVAVQKANAELKEHWDKVAAALNSSITRRVPACIRELWQKLPKAMETDFVFENKLSQAQNTIGHLRIEVADLRSSLSWRVTAPLRALAKFIQRLRNQRSTPTITAPHQTKSVAAIDIAAAGGIMQFEAIETCELRSEPYGWAAVEDLYSAQNAAALADTFPRDHYKAVKGYDGEKDYGYEARELVAMGSKAISHAADLSVAWQRLAADLLSPRYRAALSRLSGIDLSNLQMEANAFHYGPGAWLGPHLDLRDKIVTHVLYFNPSWNIADGGCLQILRSSSMRDAAHVVAPIVGSSALLVRSDKSWHAVSRVDPRCTESRRSVTVTFYRDHSVSTMWPPGDATPTHDYI; this is translated from the coding sequence ATGGCGGCGATTGGAATGTGTGGCACGTTTGATGTCGAGAACTACGGCGATCTGCTGTTTCCGCTGATCGCCGCGCACGAATTGCGCCAGCGTTTGCCGACGCCGGATTTGCAGAAATTCTCGTACTTTTCCAAGCGTGCTGCGCAATGGCCGTTCGATGTTGTGTCACTCACCGAATTTGCCGCTACGGTTGAAAATCTGGACGGCTTGATCGTCGGCGGCGGCCACATCATCCGTTTCGATCAAGACGTCGCGCCCGGATATTTGCCGCCGAATAACGATCTGCATCATCCGTCGAGTTTGTGGCTGATACCGATGCTGCTCGCGCTCGAACAAGGCCTGCCCGTGGTCTGGAATGCGCCCGCGGTGTATGGCGATATTCCGGCATGGGCTGCGCCGCTGCTCACGGCCGCATTGATCGGCAGCAAATACATCGCGGTGCGCGATGCAGCTTCGCGGCAAGCGCTGATGCCGTTTGCGCGCGATGCCGAAATCAACATCGTGCCGGACACGGTTTTTGGCATCGCCAACCTGCGTGATGAGAATATTTCGCGCGAGTGCGCGGCGCTGCGACAAGACATCGGCCTGCACAAACCTTATCTCGTGGTGCAAGCCACCGTCGGCCTCGATGCGATCGCACGCGTGCTGAAAAAACATGCCGCGACGTTTGCGGATTACCAGGTCTTGTTGCTGCCGATCGGCCCGGTTCTCGGCGACGCGGAAAAAAATATCGCACACGATTTTCCGACCGCATTGCGTTTGCCGCAGTGGCCGAATCCGCTGCTGCTGGCGGAGCTGATTGGAGGTGCAGAAGCGGCGATTGGTATCAGTCTGCATCTCGCCATCACCGCGTTGGCATACGGCGTGCCGGTGTTTCGGCCGCAACAATCGGCGCACGGAAAATACGGTTTGCTGGCCGATTTCGACACGATCCATCTGTTTGACAATAGCAGCGAAATCTCGCCGCAATGGCTGCAGCAGAAGCTCGGCAAAACCGCGCTATCGGTCGCGGTGCAAAAGGCGAATGCGGAATTGAAAGAGCACTGGGACAAGGTCGCCGCCGCGCTGAATTCGTCCATAACTCGCCGCGTGCCCGCCTGCATTCGCGAGCTTTGGCAAAAGTTGCCAAAAGCGATGGAGACCGATTTTGTATTCGAGAACAAACTCAGCCAAGCGCAAAACACGATTGGACATTTGCGCATCGAAGTGGCCGATCTGCGTAGCTCATTATCGTGGCGCGTAACGGCTCCGCTGCGCGCCTTGGCGAAGTTCATACAGCGCTTGCGCAACCAGCGCAGCACGCCCACGATCACAGCTCCGCACCAGACCAAATCTGTCGCCGCAATCGATATCGCCGCTGCCGGCGGCATCATGCAATTCGAGGCGATCGAAACCTGTGAACTTCGAAGCGAACCTTACGGCTGGGCGGCGGTGGAAGATTTGTATTCGGCGCAAAATGCCGCGGCTTTGGCCGATACATTTCCGCGTGATCATTACAAGGCAGTGAAGGGTTACGACGGCGAAAAAGATTACGGTTACGAGGCGCGTGAACTAGTCGCGATGGGCAGCAAGGCAATTTCCCACGCCGCTGATTTGAGCGTGGCTTGGCAACGACTTGCCGCTGACTTGCTGTCGCCGCGTTATCGCGCGGCGCTGAGCCGACTCAGCGGAATCGATCTGTCGAATTTGCAGATGGAAGCGAACGCATTCCATTACGGCCCCGGCGCGTGGCTCGGGCCGCATCTGGATCTGCGCGACAAGATCGTCACGCACGTTTTGTACTTCAACCCGTCGTGGAATATTGCCGACGGCGGCTGCCTGCAGATTCTGCGTTCCTCCAGCATGCGGGATGCTGCACACGTGGTCGCGCCGATCGTCGGCAGCTCGGCGCTGCTGGTGCGTTCCGATAAATCCTGGCACGCGGTATCACGCGTCGATCCGCGTTGCACCGAGTCGCGCCGCAGCGTGACCGTCACGTTCTATCGCGATCATTCAGTCAGCACGATGTGGCCGCCCGGCGATGCCACCCCGACCCACGATTACATCTGA